One genomic window of Corvus moneduloides isolate bCorMon1 chromosome 14, bCorMon1.pri, whole genome shotgun sequence includes the following:
- the TSPAN6 gene encoding tetraspanin-6 isoform X2, whose translation MASPSRRLQTKPVITCLKSVLLTYTFVFWVSGIVLLAVGIWGRVSLAVYFSLLDEKATNVPFVLVGAGTVVVLLGTFGCFATCRGSTWMLKLIKTNFESNLNLALEDYNVTADRHSEAVDTIQRTLHCCGVQNYSDWERTEYFSQRGIPRSCCKNQNDCSEEDLKDPNKAKLKVFVDGCFFLVTSTMESKMSVVAGISFGIACFQLIGIILSCCLSRYITNNQYEMV comes from the exons ATGGCGTCCCCGTCGCGGCGGCTGCAGACGAAGCCGGTCATCACCTGCCTCAAGAGCGTCCTGCTCACCTACACCTTCGTCTTCTGG gTGTCGGGCATTGTGCTGCTGGCCGTGGGCATCTGGGGCAGGGTGAGCCTGGCCGTCTACTTCTCCCTGTTGGACGAGAAAGCCACCAATGTCCCGTTCGTCCTGGTGGGCGCTGGCACCGTCGTTGTCCTCCTGGGCACCTTCGGCTGCTTTGCCACCTGCCGCGGCAGCACCTGGATGCTCAAGCTG ATAAAGACAAACTTTGAGAGTAACCTGAACCTGGCCTTGGAGGATTACAACGTGACCGCGGACCGGCACAGCGAGGCCGTCGACACCATCCAGAGAACG ctgcactgctgcGGGGTGCAGAACTATTCTGACTGGGAGAGGACTGAATACTTCAGCCAGAGGGGCATCCCCCGGAGCTGTTGCAAGAACCAGAACGACTGCTCGGAGGAAGATCTGAAAGACCCAAACAAGGCGAAGCTTAAAGTGTTTGTGGAT GGTTGTTTTTTCCTGGTAACATCAACAATGGAGTCCAAAATGAGCGTTGTGGCCGGAATCTCCTTTGGCATCGCGTGTTTCCAG ttgaTTGGCATCattctctcctgctgcctgtcccGGTACATCACGAACAATCAGTATGAGATGGTGTAG
- the TSPAN6 gene encoding tetraspanin-6 isoform X1, with protein sequence MASPSRRLQTKPVITCLKSVLLTYTFVFWVSGIVLLAVGIWGRVSLAVYFSLLDEKATNVPFVLVGAGTVVVLLGTFGCFATCRGSTWMLKLYAMLLSLIFLIVLVAAIVGFVFRHEIKTNFESNLNLALEDYNVTADRHSEAVDTIQRTLHCCGVQNYSDWERTEYFSQRGIPRSCCKNQNDCSEEDLKDPNKAKLKVFVDGCFFLVTSTMESKMSVVAGISFGIACFQLIGIILSCCLSRYITNNQYEMV encoded by the exons ATGGCGTCCCCGTCGCGGCGGCTGCAGACGAAGCCGGTCATCACCTGCCTCAAGAGCGTCCTGCTCACCTACACCTTCGTCTTCTGG gTGTCGGGCATTGTGCTGCTGGCCGTGGGCATCTGGGGCAGGGTGAGCCTGGCCGTCTACTTCTCCCTGTTGGACGAGAAAGCCACCAATGTCCCGTTCGTCCTGGTGGGCGCTGGCACCGTCGTTGTCCTCCTGGGCACCTTCGGCTGCTTTGCCACCTGCCGCGGCAGCACCTGGATGCTCAAGCTG TATGCAATGCTCCTGTCCCTCATCTTCCTCATCGTCCTGGTGGCCGCCATCGTGGGGTTCGTCTTCAGGCACGAG ATAAAGACAAACTTTGAGAGTAACCTGAACCTGGCCTTGGAGGATTACAACGTGACCGCGGACCGGCACAGCGAGGCCGTCGACACCATCCAGAGAACG ctgcactgctgcGGGGTGCAGAACTATTCTGACTGGGAGAGGACTGAATACTTCAGCCAGAGGGGCATCCCCCGGAGCTGTTGCAAGAACCAGAACGACTGCTCGGAGGAAGATCTGAAAGACCCAAACAAGGCGAAGCTTAAAGTGTTTGTGGAT GGTTGTTTTTTCCTGGTAACATCAACAATGGAGTCCAAAATGAGCGTTGTGGCCGGAATCTCCTTTGGCATCGCGTGTTTCCAG ttgaTTGGCATCattctctcctgctgcctgtcccGGTACATCACGAACAATCAGTATGAGATGGTGTAG
- the TNMD gene encoding tenomodulin — protein sequence MTREAGPRTRLAATAPWGSACPAAWGWPERCGQERCGSAGPRGLRGELAAPPRGWPWPSLPTACAARASLTPPRSGLASSHTEETMGETARQSPQDCRFLDADAAKPRKKICPRYQLCGLLFSALLLSLILIFFGVKYLWNPAPRKVYDMEHTFFSNGEKKKIVMEIDPLARTETFSSGNGSEEILEIHDFKNGITGIFFVGLQKCFIKTQTKVLPETTEAKIPELEGEEITTTYFEQSVVWVPGEKPIQNKEFLKSSKIFDICKNVTIFWIHPTPIAAPELANLEGAEEEDPELLTDSQSWLDGGSEHELEKDMQAGPKRRARQLTEEDLPVNDYSENGLEFHPLWDERGYCCAQCRRANRYCRRVCEPLLGYYPYPYCYQGGRVICRIIMPCNWWIARMLGRV from the exons ATGACACGAGAAGCGGGGCCCCGGACGCGTCTCGCAGCCACCGCGCCGTGGGGCTCCGCGTGTCCAGCGGCGTGGGGATGGCCGGAGCGCTGCGGCCAGGAGCGCTGCGGGAGCGCCGGGCCCCGCGGGCTGCGGGGAGAGCTGGCTGCCCCTCCGCGGGggtggccgtggcccagcctcCCCACCGCGTGTGCAGCCAGAGCCTCTCTAACTCCACCTCGGAGCGGGCTGGCGTCCTCGCACACGGAGGAGACCATGGGAGAGACGGCTCGGCAGAGCCCGCAGGACTGCCGCTTTCTGGAC GCAGATGCAGCCAAGCCGCGGAAGAAGATCTGCCCCAGGTACCAGCTCTGTGGACTGCTCTTCAGCGCGCTGCTCCTTTCtcttattctgatattttttGGTGTCAAATACCTCTGGAACCCAGCACCCAGAAAA GTTTATGACATGGAACACACATTCTTCAGCAATGGTGAGAAGAAGAAGATTGTGATGGAGATTGACCCGCTGGCCAGGACAGAGACCTTCAGCAGCGGGAACGGCAGTGAGGAAATCCTGGAGATCCATGACTTCAAAAAC GGAATAACCGGCATCTTCTTTGTGGGACTTCAAAAATGCTTCATCAAAACTCAGACTAAAGTCCTACCTGAGACAACAGAGGCCAAGATCCCCGAGCTTGAG GGTGAAGAAATCACCACCACCTACTTTGAGCAATCTGTGGTCTGGGTGCCAGGGGAAAAGCCTATTCAGAACAAGGAATTCCTGAAGAGCTCCAAAATTTTTGACATCTGCAAAAATGTGACCATCTTCTGGATCCACCCCACACCAATAGCAG CTCCTGAGCTGGCCAACCTTGAAGGGGCAGAGGAAGAAGACCCTGAGCTGCTCACGGACAGCCAGAGCTGGTTGGACGGGGGGAGCGAACACgagctggagaaggacatgCAGGCGGGGCCCAAGCGTCGGGCACGGCAGCTCACTGAGGAGGACCTGCCCGTCAATGACTAC TCGGAGAACGGGCTGGAGTTCCACCCTCTGTGGGACGAGCGAGGCTACTGCTGTGCCCAGTGCCGCCGCGCCAACCGCTACTGCCGGCGGGTCTGCGAGCCCCTGCTGGGCTACTACCCCTACCCCTACTGCTACCAGGGCGGGAGGGTCATCTGCCGCATCATCATGCCCTGCAACTGGTGGATCGCGCGCATGCTGGGCAGGGTGTAG